The following proteins are co-located in the Paracoccaceae bacterium Fryx2 genome:
- a CDS encoding NAD(P)/FAD-dependent oxidoreductase: MPVEKVETLIIGGGQAGLAMSGHLGRQGVPHLIVERHRIAERWRTERWDSLVANGPAWHDRFPAMAFPGIDPDSFAGKQDIVDYLTAYAALIAAPVREGVEVRSLRGRPGGPGFLAETPQGSIEADTVVVATGPFQRPVIPAVVPESAGLMQVHSSGYRNPGQLPEGAVLVVGAGSSGAQIADELLRAGRRVYLSVGPHDRPPRRYRGRDFVWWLGALGHWDARTREPGMEHVTISVSGAHGGHTVDFRRLAARGITLVGRAASVSEGVMQFAPDLAQTIARGDANYLSVLDEADAHVARHGLDLPEDPDARRIEPDPDCLRHPLLELDLAAAGVTAIVWATGFALDFGWLQVDAFDAMGRPAHQRGVSDVPGLYFLGLPWLSRRASPFIWGVWHDAEYLADHIAARR, encoded by the coding sequence ATGCCCGTCGAGAAGGTCGAGACGCTGATCATCGGGGGCGGACAGGCCGGGCTGGCGATGAGCGGGCATCTGGGCCGGCAGGGCGTGCCGCACCTGATCGTCGAACGGCACCGCATTGCCGAACGCTGGCGCACCGAACGCTGGGATTCGCTGGTCGCCAACGGCCCGGCCTGGCACGACCGCTTTCCCGCGATGGCCTTTCCCGGCATCGACCCCGACAGTTTCGCCGGCAAGCAGGACATCGTCGATTACCTCACCGCCTATGCCGCCTTGATCGCGGCCCCGGTGCGCGAGGGGGTCGAGGTCCGGTCGCTGCGGGGCAGGCCCGGCGGGCCGGGCTTTCTGGCCGAAACCCCGCAGGGGTCGATCGAGGCCGACACCGTGGTGGTGGCCACCGGGCCGTTCCAGCGCCCGGTGATTCCGGCCGTGGTGCCAGAGTCGGCGGGGCTGATGCAGGTCCATTCCTCGGGCTATCGCAATCCGGGCCAGTTGCCCGAGGGCGCGGTGCTGGTCGTCGGCGCCGGATCTTCCGGGGCGCAGATTGCCGACGAACTGTTGCGGGCGGGCAGGCGCGTCTATCTGTCTGTCGGGCCGCACGACCGGCCGCCCCGGCGCTATCGCGGCAGGGATTTCGTCTGGTGGCTGGGGGCGCTGGGCCATTGGGATGCCAGAACCCGCGAGCCGGGCATGGAGCATGTGACGATCTCGGTCAGCGGCGCGCATGGCGGCCATACCGTCGATTTCCGCAGGCTGGCCGCACGGGGCATCACGCTGGTCGGCCGGGCGGCAAGCGTCAGCGAGGGCGTGATGCAGTTCGCGCCCGATCTGGCACAGACCATCGCGCGGGGGGATGCGAACTACCTTTCGGTGCTGGACGAGGCCGACGCCCATGTGGCGCGGCACGGGCTTGACCTGCCGGAAGACCCCGATGCCCGCCGGATCGAGCCCGACCCCGACTGCCTGCGCCATCCGCTGCTGGAACTGGATCTGGCGGCGGCCGGTGTGACCGCCATCGTCTGGGCCACGGGCTTTGCGCTGGATTTCGGCTGGTTGCAGGTCGATGCCTTCGACGCGATGGGCAGGCCCGCCCATCAGCGCGGCGTGTCGGATGTGCCGGGGCTTTACTTCCTCGGGCTGCCCTGGCTGTCGCGGCGGGCGTCGCCCTTCATCTGGGGCGTGTGGCACGATGCCGAATATCTGGCGGACCATATCGCGGCGCGGCGCTGA
- a CDS encoding ATP-binding protein: MTIPLRVRADKPEGTMRITTVSALLTMSVLLIVLVMVMLALDVRRRLDALDTTAADNVQWALIQTEVELLRLQTELLAARVSPDAPLDMLRLRFDVLFGRAEMLRESRLYGPLLGGRDYAAQVDSLHAFIGATVPLIDGPDAELRAALPGLTLAVPPIYAAVRDMTLRATVEISAAADSLRAAISDTLHRLAALTLLLVAALSVLAVALFSLYRRAGAQAEENRRTGERLQTIISTSADAIIVTDSHARITEFNPAAESIFGHARAAVVGRDAMAVLFPDDVATTQRARVAAVLPRMAGRTGGPLRLELDARRADGTRFPMEVSLAIAPESAEAGKSGIIVAFLRDILDRRRAEAALTEALGRAQAGEKARADFMAVMSHEMRTPLNGLIGSVVLLADTGLDSRQRKLLGVLETTGQILLDHVNSVLDVARAEAGDNSPARQSTDLDRLIEDCVANQAGVAAVAGNRVQIRALSGPIGWVRCDPSRLRQIVLNLLGNAVKFTRDGEITVETEVLPGADKAGQVVEFRFIDTGIGIPEHQIARIFEDFVMLSTGYDRATGGTGLGLGIARRLAISMGGEIGAESEPGAGSLFWLRLPLPAAPAPTLPAPPLPQPVARPARLLSVLVIEDNDINRFVLRGYLESAGHHVDEAADGLTGLARAAAQCFDVIVTDIGMPGLDGFEVCRRIRSGGGRSARARILALTAHVLPEAQAHFDAAGMNARLTKPVSRPVLLAALQGEAWPGPPPPDAPHHATAGHGLLPGHIDRLAEQVGAATLARLIGRMLDEGETVLARLAELAADESAPGAPETAAALCHKLAGSAGTFGAATLNAHLNACETAIHRGEDWGEAVSGIAPLWRRTAEALARDVERLTPGAD, encoded by the coding sequence ATGACCATCCCCCTCCGGGTCCGGGCGGATAAGCCCGAAGGCACGATGCGGATCACCACGGTGTCGGCGCTGCTGACTATGTCCGTGCTGCTGATCGTGCTGGTGATGGTGATGCTGGCGCTGGACGTGCGGCGGCGGCTGGATGCGCTGGACACCACCGCCGCCGACAACGTGCAGTGGGCGCTGATCCAGACCGAAGTGGAACTGCTGCGGCTGCAGACGGAACTGCTTGCGGCACGGGTGTCGCCGGATGCGCCGCTGGACATGCTGCGCCTGCGGTTCGACGTGCTGTTCGGCCGGGCCGAGATGCTGCGGGAAAGCCGGCTTTACGGCCCGTTGCTGGGCGGCCGCGACTATGCGGCCCAGGTGGACAGCCTGCACGCCTTCATCGGCGCGACGGTGCCGCTGATCGACGGGCCGGATGCGGAACTGCGCGCTGCCCTGCCCGGCCTGACGCTGGCGGTTCCGCCGATCTACGCTGCGGTGCGCGACATGACGCTGCGCGCGACGGTCGAGATTTCCGCCGCCGCCGATTCTCTGCGCGCGGCGATTTCCGACACGCTGCACCGGCTGGCCGCGCTGACGCTGCTGCTGGTGGCGGCGCTGAGCGTGCTGGCGGTGGCATTGTTCAGCCTTTACCGGCGGGCCGGGGCGCAAGCCGAGGAAAACCGCCGCACCGGCGAGCGGCTGCAGACGATCATCTCCACATCGGCCGATGCGATCATCGTCACCGACAGCCACGCGCGGATCACCGAGTTCAACCCCGCCGCCGAGAGCATCTTCGGCCATGCGCGCGCGGCCGTGGTCGGCAGGGACGCGATGGCGGTGCTGTTTCCCGATGACGTGGCGACCACCCAGCGCGCCCGAGTCGCCGCCGTCCTGCCGCGGATGGCCGGGCGGACCGGCGGGCCGCTGCGGCTGGAACTGGACGCCCGGCGCGCCGACGGCACGCGTTTTCCGATGGAGGTTTCACTGGCCATCGCCCCCGAGTCGGCCGAGGCGGGAAAGAGCGGCATCATCGTGGCCTTTCTGCGCGACATCCTCGACCGCCGCCGCGCCGAGGCGGCCCTGACCGAGGCGCTGGGGCGCGCCCAGGCGGGCGAAAAGGCGCGGGCGGATTTCATGGCGGTGATGAGCCACGAGATGCGAACCCCGCTGAACGGCCTGATCGGTTCGGTGGTGCTGCTGGCCGACACCGGGCTCGACTCGCGGCAGCGCAAGCTGCTCGGGGTGCTGGAAACCACCGGGCAGATCCTGCTTGACCATGTGAACTCGGTGCTGGACGTGGCGCGCGCCGAGGCGGGCGACAACTCGCCGGCGCGGCAGAGCACCGATCTTGACCGCCTGATAGAGGATTGCGTGGCCAATCAGGCCGGTGTCGCCGCCGTGGCGGGCAACCGGGTACAGATCAGGGCCCTGTCCGGCCCGATCGGCTGGGTCCGTTGCGACCCGTCGCGGCTGCGCCAGATCGTGCTGAACCTGCTGGGCAATGCGGTGAAATTCACCCGGGACGGCGAGATCACGGTGGAAACCGAAGTTCTGCCGGGCGCCGACAAGGCCGGGCAGGTCGTCGAGTTCCGGTTCATCGACACCGGCATCGGCATCCCCGAACACCAGATCGCCCGCATCTTCGAGGATTTCGTCATGCTGAGCACCGGCTACGACCGGGCCACCGGCGGCACCGGTCTGGGCCTTGGCATCGCGCGGCGGCTGGCGATCTCGATGGGGGGCGAAATCGGGGCGGAAAGCGAACCGGGGGCGGGCAGCCTGTTCTGGCTGCGCCTGCCGCTGCCCGCCGCACCCGCCCCCACCCTGCCCGCGCCGCCCCTTCCCCAACCCGTCGCCCGCCCGGCCCGGCTTCTGTCGGTGCTGGTGATCGAGGACAACGACATCAACCGCTTCGTGCTGCGCGGCTATCTGGAAAGCGCGGGGCACCATGTCGATGAAGCCGCCGACGGGCTGACCGGCCTTGCCCGGGCTGCCGCGCAGTGCTTCGACGTGATCGTGACCGACATCGGGATGCCGGGGCTGGACGGGTTCGAGGTCTGCCGCCGCATCCGCAGCGGCGGCGGCCGGTCGGCCCGTGCCCGCATCCTGGCCCTGACCGCCCATGTCCTGCCCGAGGCGCAGGCGCATTTCGATGCCGCAGGCATGAATGCCCGCCTGACCAAGCCGGTGTCGCGCCCCGTCCTGCTGGCCGCCCTGCAGGGCGAGGCCTGGCCCGGCCCTCCCCCGCCAGACGCGCCGCACCACGCCACGGCAGGCCACGGGCTGCTGCCGGGGCATATCGACCGGCTGGCAGAACAGGTCGGGGCCGCCACGCTGGCCCGGCTGATCGGGCGGATGCTGGACGAGGGCGAGACGGTGCTGGCCCGGCTGGCGGAACTGGCCGCCGACGAGTCGGCCCCCGGCGCCCCCGAAACCGCCGCCGCCCTTTGCCACAAGCTTGCCGGATCAGCAGGAACCTTCGGTGCCGCGACGCTGAATGCCCATCTGAACGCCTGTGAAACCGCGATTCACCGCGGCGAGGACTGGGGCGAGGCCGTGTCTGGCATCGCCCCGCTGTGGCGCAGGACGGCCGAGGCCCTGGCCCGGGATGTCGAACGGCTGACGCCGGGGGCCGACTGA
- the mnhG gene encoding monovalent cation/H(+) antiporter subunit G has translation MTALDGLPLWLALLVAAFLVIGSTLTFLGALGLLRLKSFYDRLHAPTLGTSWGTAGILLASMLVYSWMQDRTILHELVIGSFVMITTPVTLMLLGRAALHRDRAEGSADVPPPIHSKTDA, from the coding sequence ATGACGGCACTTGACGGGCTTCCGCTCTGGCTGGCGCTGCTGGTGGCGGCCTTTCTGGTTATCGGCAGCACGCTGACCTTTCTGGGCGCGCTGGGCCTCCTGCGGCTGAAAAGCTTCTATGACCGGCTTCATGCCCCGACCCTTGGCACCAGCTGGGGCACGGCGGGCATCCTGCTTGCCTCGATGCTGGTGTATTCGTGGATGCAGGACCGCACGATCCTGCACGAACTCGTCATCGGCTCTTTCGTGATGATCACCACGCCGGTCACGCTGATGCTGCTGGGCCGGGCCGCGCTGCACCGCGACCGTGCCGAAGGCAGTGCCGACGTGCCGCCGCCGATCCACAGCAAGACCGATGCCTGA
- a CDS encoding K+/H+ antiporter subunit F produces MTAGIILWVALSYAQLMLALAACLATLCAIRGPHAQDRVLGLDTIYITTMLLFVVTGMRLGTPFFFEAAMIIGVLGFVATVALAKFLIRGEVIE; encoded by the coding sequence ATGACCGCAGGAATCATCCTCTGGGTCGCGCTGTCCTATGCGCAGCTGATGCTGGCGCTGGCCGCCTGTCTTGCCACGCTGTGCGCGATCCGCGGCCCCCACGCCCAGGACCGGGTGCTCGGGCTCGACACGATCTACATCACGACGATGCTGCTGTTCGTCGTGACCGGGATGCGGCTTGGCACGCCGTTCTTCTTCGAGGCGGCGATGATCATCGGCGTGCTGGGCTTTGTCGCCACGGTGGCGCTTGCAAAATTCCTGATTCGCGGCGAGGTGATAGAATGA
- a CDS encoding DUF1028 domain-containing protein, producing the protein MTFSLVARCPQSGRFGMVIASSSPAVAARCVHLRAGVGGVASQNVTDPALGALVLDALQAGDGAAGALARVLDGRLHSGWRQVLVVDATGGVAVHSGARVLGLWSEARAPGVVSGGNLLGSDLVPQAMVAAYLAAAGSFGDRLITALRAGRDAGGEAGPVHSAGMQIVDRLPWPVADLRCDWSPDACPIEAVALAWQVYQPQMAAYVQRALDPTGAPSYGVPGDA; encoded by the coding sequence ATGACCTTCTCGCTCGTTGCCCGTTGTCCGCAATCCGGCCGGTTCGGCATGGTGATCGCATCCTCCTCGCCCGCGGTGGCGGCGCGCTGCGTGCATTTGCGGGCGGGGGTCGGGGGGGTGGCCAGCCAGAATGTCACCGATCCGGCGCTGGGGGCGCTGGTGCTGGATGCGCTGCAGGCGGGGGACGGGGCGGCGGGCGCACTGGCGCGGGTGCTTGACGGGCGGTTGCATTCCGGGTGGCGACAGGTGCTGGTGGTCGATGCCACGGGCGGCGTGGCGGTGCATTCCGGCGCACGGGTGCTGGGGCTGTGGAGCGAGGCGCGGGCGCCGGGGGTGGTATCGGGCGGCAACCTGCTGGGCAGCGATCTGGTGCCGCAGGCGATGGTCGCGGCATATCTTGCCGCTGCGGGCAGCTTCGGCGACCGGCTGATCACCGCCCTGCGGGCGGGGCGCGATGCCGGGGGCGAGGCCGGGCCGGTGCATTCGGCCGGGATGCAGATCGTCGACCGCCTGCCCTGGCCGGTGGCCGACCTGCGCTGCGACTGGTCGCCCGATGCCTGCCCGATCGAGGCGGTGGCGCTGGCGTGGCAGGTGTATCAGCCGCAGATGGCGGCCTATGTCCAGCGGGCGCTGGACCCGACCGGGGCGCCGTCCTACGGCGTGCCGGGCGACGCATAG
- a CDS encoding Na+/H+ antiporter subunit E, which translates to MRRHMPHPLLLAALTLMWLLLTRFSVGNLLLGLAISLLAGWAFRRLEPEGPKLRAIWPLMRLVGVVSVDIIRSNLAVAWLVLTNGRHGARTSAFVEIPLRLRNPAALALLAIVVTATPGTAWLEHDAESGILLLHVFDMTDENHWRRLIRDRYEARLLEAFA; encoded by the coding sequence ATGAGGCGCCACATGCCCCATCCGCTGCTGCTGGCGGCGCTGACGCTGATGTGGCTGCTGCTGACGCGCTTTTCGGTCGGCAACCTGCTGCTCGGGCTGGCGATCAGCCTGCTGGCGGGCTGGGCCTTCCGCCGGCTGGAGCCGGAGGGGCCGAAGCTTCGCGCCATCTGGCCGCTGATGCGGCTGGTCGGGGTCGTCAGCGTCGACATCATCCGGTCAAACCTCGCGGTGGCGTGGCTGGTCCTCACCAACGGTCGCCACGGGGCGCGGACCTCGGCCTTCGTCGAGATTCCGCTGCGGCTGCGGAACCCGGCTGCACTGGCGCTGCTGGCGATCGTCGTCACCGCGACACCCGGCACTGCCTGGCTGGAACATGACGCGGAAAGCGGCATCCTGCTGCTGCACGTCTTCGACATGACCGACGAAAACCACTGGCGCCGCCTGATCCGCGACCGCTACGAGGCCCGTCTGCTGGAGGCATTCGCATGA
- a CDS encoding exo-alpha-sialidase, which yields MSSGSITILVGTTKGAFLICGDDDRGGWAVKGPFCDGWPINHVIGDPVSGVLWAGGGGDWHGAGVWRSEDGGESWQVTRLTGGQIDQWAANDPDFAAMVGWTDSALPFATDFSQIWSLHHARGKLYAGTKPATLLQSEDGGQSWVRLDSLTDHPSASSWNPGGAGLVLHTIVSDPADPRKLWLAISAAGVFASEDGGATWERRNRLSNTGACAHGDHPAGARDGETGHCVHNMVRAPGAEDLLYQQNHHGVWRSSDGGRSWENITGGLPSTFGFPILVHPRDPGTVWTLPLNGDTAGRFPPDAAAAVWRSRDGGQSWQALREGLPQEACFFTVLRQAMAGDARAPAGVYFGTNSGSVFASSDEGDTWQDVARHLPTILSVEVLDRGALA from the coding sequence ATGTCTTCAGGCAGCATCACGATTCTTGTCGGCACGACGAAAGGCGCCTTCCTGATTTGCGGCGACGATGACCGCGGCGGCTGGGCGGTGAAGGGCCCCTTCTGCGACGGCTGGCCGATCAACCATGTCATCGGCGACCCGGTCAGCGGGGTGCTCTGGGCCGGTGGCGGCGGCGACTGGCACGGCGCGGGCGTCTGGCGGTCGGAGGACGGCGGCGAAAGCTGGCAGGTCACGCGGCTGACCGGGGGCCAGATCGACCAATGGGCGGCCAACGATCCCGATTTCGCCGCCATGGTGGGCTGGACCGACAGCGCCCTGCCCTTCGCAACCGATTTTTCGCAGATCTGGTCGCTGCACCACGCCCGGGGCAAGCTCTACGCCGGGACGAAACCGGCGACCCTGCTGCAAAGCGAGGATGGCGGGCAGAGCTGGGTCCGGCTCGACAGCCTGACCGATCACCCCTCGGCCTCCAGCTGGAACCCCGGGGGTGCGGGGCTGGTGCTGCACACCATCGTCAGCGATCCGGCCGATCCGCGCAAGCTGTGGCTTGCCATTTCGGCGGCGGGCGTGTTCGCCTCGGAAGATGGCGGCGCGACATGGGAACGGCGCAACCGGCTTTCCAATACCGGGGCCTGCGCCCACGGCGACCATCCGGCCGGCGCCCGTGACGGCGAAACCGGGCATTGCGTGCACAACATGGTGCGGGCACCCGGGGCGGAGGATCTGCTTTACCAGCAGAACCACCACGGCGTCTGGCGGTCTTCGGATGGCGGGCGCAGCTGGGAAAACATCACCGGGGGCCTGCCCTCGACCTTCGGCTTTCCGATCCTGGTGCATCCGCGCGACCCCGGCACGGTCTGGACGCTGCCGCTGAACGGCGACACGGCGGGGCGGTTTCCGCCCGATGCCGCGGCGGCAGTCTGGCGGTCGCGCGATGGCGGGCAAAGCTGGCAGGCGCTGCGCGAGGGCCTGCCGCAGGAGGCGTGCTTCTTCACCGTGCTGCGTCAGGCCATGGCGGGGGATGCGCGCGCCCCGGCGGGGGTGTATTTCGGCACCAACAGCGGGTCGGTGTTCGCCAGCAGCGACGAGGGCGACACCTGGCAGGACGTGGCCCGCCACCTGCCGACGATCCTTTCGGTCGAGGTGCTGGATCGCGGCGCCCTCGCCTGA
- a CDS encoding 4Fe-4S binding protein — protein MAPDLPSQAAPVRRLPQRRLPPDVPHMAPTRSLRLQTLGLWLRAHQRPLWWAQWAVVAVYAVLLVVPALLPLPGATARVWSNLTLFAQFVFWGLWWPGVLLSVLLFGRLWCGIFCPEGALTAFASRHGRGRAIPHWLRWPGWPFAAFALTTVYGQMISVYHVPQATLLILGASTLAAVLTGYLYGREKRVWCRYLCPVNGVFGLLARLAPVHFAVDARAWDACAPDRARLMRFNCEPMVPVRTMESAAPCHMCGRCAGFRDAVTLAPRLPGSEIVTAGARTATGWDSLLIIAGMIGLATAAFLWGTSPWFAALRQAVPQGLAEVGLRDLRETALPWWVLASRPGWPGGATVADGLALSAWLAGGAALLSLLVALPLALATRILGRWSWPRFHHLAQSLIPVAACGLILGLSDLTVTLLRAEGLAAVTGLRLAVAGLAVAGSLVLAWQIARQSVAPPWRRVAATGAVAAALLPPLGCWGLLFGWW, from the coding sequence ATGGCGCCCGATCTGCCATCGCAGGCCGCGCCGGTGCGCCGCCTGCCACAGCGGCGCCTGCCGCCGGACGTGCCCCACATGGCGCCGACCCGCAGCCTGCGCCTGCAAACGCTGGGCCTCTGGCTGCGCGCCCACCAGCGCCCGCTCTGGTGGGCGCAATGGGCTGTCGTCGCGGTCTATGCCGTGCTGCTGGTCGTGCCCGCCCTGCTGCCCCTGCCGGGTGCGACGGCACGGGTCTGGTCGAACCTGACCCTGTTCGCGCAGTTCGTTTTCTGGGGCCTGTGGTGGCCCGGCGTGCTGCTGTCGGTGCTGCTGTTCGGCCGGCTGTGGTGCGGCATCTTCTGCCCCGAGGGCGCGCTGACCGCCTTTGCCTCGCGCCACGGCCGGGGGCGGGCTATTCCGCACTGGCTGCGCTGGCCGGGCTGGCCCTTCGCGGCCTTCGCGCTGACGACGGTCTATGGCCAGATGATCTCGGTCTACCACGTTCCGCAGGCAACCTTGCTGATTCTTGGCGCATCGACCCTTGCCGCCGTGCTGACAGGGTATCTTTACGGGCGGGAGAAGCGGGTCTGGTGCCGCTACCTGTGCCCGGTGAACGGGGTGTTCGGGCTGCTGGCCAGGCTGGCGCCGGTGCATTTCGCGGTGGACGCCCGGGCGTGGGATGCCTGCGCCCCCGACCGCGCCCGCCTGATGCGCTTCAACTGCGAGCCGATGGTGCCGGTCCGCACCATGGAAAGCGCCGCGCCCTGCCACATGTGCGGCCGCTGCGCCGGGTTCCGCGACGCGGTCACCCTTGCCCCGCGCCTGCCGGGGTCCGAGATCGTGACCGCCGGGGCGCGCACCGCGACCGGATGGGACAGCCTGCTGATCATCGCGGGCATGATCGGCCTTGCGACGGCGGCCTTCCTGTGGGGCACAAGCCCTTGGTTCGCGGCGCTGAGGCAGGCCGTGCCGCAGGGTCTGGCAGAGGTCGGGCTGCGCGACCTGCGCGAAACCGCCCTGCCGTGGTGGGTGCTGGCCAGCCGCCCGGGGTGGCCCGGGGGGGCAACGGTGGCCGATGGTCTGGCGCTGTCGGCCTGGCTTGCAGGCGGCGCGGCGCTGCTGTCGCTGCTGGTGGCCCTGCCGCTGGCGCTGGCGACACGGATACTGGGGCGGTGGAGCTGGCCGCGCTTTCACCATCTGGCGCAAAGCCTGATCCCGGTTGCCGCCTGCGGCCTGATCCTTGGCCTGTCGGACCTGACGGTGACGCTGCTGCGCGCCGAGGGGCTGGCGGCTGTCACGGGCCTCCGCCTTGCCGTGGCGGGGCTGGCGGTTGCCGGGTCGCTGGTGCTGGCCTGGCAGATCGCCCGCCAGAGCGTCGCCCCGCCATGGCGCCGGGTCGCCGCGACCGGCGCGGTCGCGGCGGCCCTGCTGCCCCCGCTGGGCTGCTGGGGCCTGCTGTTCGGCTGGTGGTAA
- a CDS encoding monovalent cation/H+ antiporter subunit D → MAPEHLIIAPVLIPFLAGAVMLLYDDRRRWAKPLLSVASALALLVTAIELLDRSMGTAQTGRNDIGFYLLGDWAMPFGIVLVIDRLSAMMLVLTALLAIPALVYSAAGWHRQGQHFYSMFQFLLMGLNGAFLTGDLFNLFVFFEVLLAASYGLLLHGTGQLRVRAGLHYIAVNLTASLLFLIGVSLIYGVTGTLNMAHLSNLVPVLPESERPLFHAGAAILGLAFLIKAGIWPLSFWLPTAYMAGAAPVGAMFAIMTKVGVYVILRLSMLLFGATAGASAGFGAGVLIAGGMATVAFGMLGVLASQGLGRMAAHLVLVSSGTLLAVTGFALAGGGTAILAGGLYYLFGSTLAISALFLLLEPMSREEGGIAAMLALTADAYGLDAKEEVSQPEVGLAIPGTLTVLGLSFGACLIVLAGLPPLSGFIGKVAILQGLMMPGGLHPVLGWSFVALLLVSGLATLIGLIRVGIQTFWASDGTPPRVLALEVAPVLVLTGMLLLLTVRAEDVLKYTTLTAEALLRPTVYSEGVLRAPRVADAVPGPVE, encoded by the coding sequence ATCGCACCCGAACACCTGATCATCGCGCCGGTCCTGATCCCGTTCCTTGCCGGGGCGGTGATGCTGCTTTACGACGACCGGCGGCGCTGGGCCAAGCCGCTGCTCAGCGTCGCGTCGGCGCTGGCGCTGCTGGTGACCGCGATCGAGCTGCTGGACCGGTCGATGGGCACGGCGCAGACCGGCCGCAACGACATCGGGTTCTACCTGCTGGGCGACTGGGCGATGCCCTTCGGCATCGTGCTGGTGATCGACCGGCTGTCGGCAATGATGCTGGTGCTGACCGCGCTGCTGGCCATTCCGGCGCTGGTCTATTCGGCGGCGGGCTGGCACCGGCAGGGGCAGCATTTCTATTCGATGTTCCAGTTCCTGCTGATGGGGCTGAACGGCGCCTTCCTGACCGGCGACCTGTTCAACCTGTTCGTGTTCTTCGAGGTGCTGCTGGCGGCCTCTTACGGGCTGCTGCTGCATGGCACCGGGCAGTTGCGGGTGCGGGCGGGGCTGCATTACATCGCGGTGAACCTGACGGCGTCGCTGCTGTTCCTGATCGGGGTCAGCCTGATCTACGGCGTCACCGGCACGCTGAACATGGCGCACCTGTCGAACCTCGTGCCGGTGCTGCCCGAAAGCGAACGCCCGCTGTTCCATGCCGGGGCCGCGATCCTGGGGCTGGCCTTCCTGATCAAGGCCGGGATCTGGCCGCTGTCGTTCTGGCTGCCGACCGCCTACATGGCCGGGGCCGCGCCGGTGGGCGCGATGTTCGCCATCATGACCAAGGTCGGGGTCTATGTGATCCTGCGCCTGTCGATGCTGCTGTTCGGCGCCACGGCCGGGGCCTCGGCCGGGTTCGGCGCCGGGGTGCTGATCGCGGGGGGGATGGCGACGGTGGCCTTCGGGATGCTGGGCGTGCTGGCCTCGCAGGGGCTTGGCCGGATGGCGGCGCATCTGGTGCTGGTATCCTCGGGCACGCTGCTGGCGGTGACGGGGTTTGCCCTGGCGGGTGGCGGCACGGCCATTCTGGCGGGGGGGCTGTATTACCTTTTCGGGTCCACCCTGGCGATCAGCGCCCTGTTCCTGCTGCTGGAACCGATGAGCCGCGAAGAGGGCGGCATCGCCGCCATGCTGGCCCTGACCGCCGACGCCTACGGCCTTGACGCCAAGGAAGAGGTCAGCCAGCCCGAGGTCGGCCTTGCCATTCCCGGCACGCTGACGGTGCTGGGCCTGTCTTTCGGGGCCTGCCTGATCGTGCTGGCGGGGTTGCCGCCGCTGTCGGGGTTCATCGGCAAGGTGGCGATCCTGCAGGGTTTGATGATGCCCGGCGGGCTGCACCCGGTGCTTGGCTGGTCTTTCGTGGCGCTGCTGCTGGTGTCGGGTCTGGCAACGCTGATCGGGCTGATCCGGGTCGGCATCCAGACCTTCTGGGCCTCTGACGGCACACCGCCGCGCGTGCTGGCGCTGGAGGTGGCGCCGGTGCTGGTGCTGACGGGGATGCTGCTGCTGCTGACGGTCAGGGCCGAGGACGTTCTGAAATACACCACGCTGACGGCAGAGGCGCTGCTGCGCCCGACCGTCTATTCCGAGGGCGTGCTGCGCGCGCCGCGGGTCGCGGACGCGGTGCCGGGGCCGGTGGAATGA
- a CDS encoding response regulator transcription factor, producing MTSAEDITGGGGMNILIADDHDLVRETIGAFLMAEGFDTVIMAASLIEALDAMRRQRFDLVLLDYDMPGMNGLEGIARARALSYGRPVAVISGSNSLELGEAAIRAGASGFVPKAMASRAMVQAIRRMVVGDIFAPFGLLQAAPVPGDGPNQLTRRETDVLRGICEGKSNKEIARDLDLQEVTVKLHVKTLSRKLNARNRTHAAMIARDTKLA from the coding sequence GTGACCAGTGCTGAGGACATCACGGGCGGAGGCGGCATGAACATCCTGATCGCCGACGATCACGATCTGGTGCGCGAGACGATCGGCGCCTTCCTGATGGCAGAGGGCTTCGACACCGTCATCATGGCCGCCTCGCTGATCGAGGCGCTTGACGCGATGCGCCGCCAGCGTTTCGACCTTGTCTTGCTTGATTACGACATGCCCGGGATGAACGGCCTCGAGGGCATCGCCCGTGCCCGCGCCCTGTCCTACGGCCGCCCGGTTGCGGTGATCTCGGGCAGCAACTCGCTTGAACTCGGTGAAGCGGCGATCCGCGCCGGGGCCTCGGGGTTCGTGCCCAAGGCCATGGCCTCGCGCGCCATGGTGCAGGCGATTCGCCGTATGGTTGTGGGCGACATCTTCGCGCCGTTCGGCCTGTTGCAGGCGGCCCCGGTGCCCGGCGATGGCCCGAACCAGCTGACCCGGCGCGAGACCGACGTGCTGCGCGGCATCTGCGAAGGCAAGTCGAACAAGGAAATCGCGCGCGACCTCGACCTGCAGGAGGTCACGGTGAAGCTGCACGTCAAGACCCTGTCGCGCAAGCTCAACGCCCGCAACCGCACCCATGCCGCCATGATCGCCCGCGACACGAAACTGGCTTGA